From a single Bradyrhizobium sediminis genomic region:
- the metC gene encoding cystathionine beta-lyase: MSFSGDDGAANPHKAETLLVTAGRDTKAQKGFVNPPVVHGSTVLYPTAADLHAHRGEFQYGRRGTPTTKALQEALIALEGPQCAGVGIAPSGLAAISTTLLAVLKSGDHLLVCDNAYRPTRNFCNGMLARYGVETTYFDPLTGGGIAALFKPNTRAVVVEAPGSQSFEMPDIPAIASVAHARGALVIDDNTWATPLYHRSLELGVDISMQAATKYIGGHSDIMFGTISANAGAWPLVAEVIQLLGVCAGPDDVFLALRGLRTLSVRLAQHHKSAIEMARWLAGRSEVISVLHPALESHPGHAIWKRDFTGASGLFSVVLQPKPQAAVDALLDTVRLFGMGYSWGGFESLVIPFDCAPYRTATTWAPGGPSLRLHIGLENVEDLKADLERGFAAFNAA, encoded by the coding sequence ATGAGTTTTTCAGGGGATGACGGAGCAGCGAACCCGCACAAGGCAGAAACCCTGCTGGTGACGGCGGGCCGAGACACCAAGGCGCAAAAGGGATTCGTCAATCCGCCGGTGGTTCACGGCTCCACCGTGCTGTATCCGACCGCAGCGGACCTGCATGCCCATCGCGGCGAGTTTCAGTACGGCCGCAGGGGAACCCCGACCACCAAAGCGCTGCAGGAGGCGCTGATCGCGCTCGAAGGCCCGCAATGCGCCGGCGTCGGCATCGCGCCGTCGGGGCTGGCGGCAATCTCCACCACCCTGCTCGCCGTGCTGAAATCCGGCGATCATCTACTGGTCTGCGACAATGCCTATCGTCCCACCCGTAATTTCTGCAACGGCATGCTGGCCCGCTACGGCGTCGAGACCACCTATTTCGATCCCCTGACCGGCGGCGGCATCGCCGCCTTGTTCAAGCCTAACACCAGGGCGGTGGTGGTCGAGGCGCCCGGCTCGCAATCCTTCGAAATGCCCGACATTCCCGCGATCGCCTCGGTGGCGCATGCGCGCGGCGCGCTGGTCATCGACGACAACACCTGGGCGACGCCGCTGTATCACCGCTCGCTGGAGCTCGGCGTCGATATCAGCATGCAGGCGGCGACCAAATATATCGGTGGCCATTCCGACATCATGTTCGGCACGATTTCGGCCAATGCCGGGGCCTGGCCCCTGGTGGCCGAGGTGATCCAGTTGCTCGGCGTCTGCGCCGGACCGGACGACGTGTTCCTGGCGCTGCGGGGCCTGCGCACGCTTTCGGTACGGCTGGCGCAGCATCACAAGTCCGCGATCGAGATGGCGCGCTGGCTCGCCGGCCGGTCCGAAGTCATCAGCGTGCTGCATCCGGCGCTCGAAAGCCATCCGGGCCACGCGATATGGAAACGGGATTTCACCGGCGCGTCCGGCCTGTTCAGCGTCGTGCTGCAGCCGAAGCCGCAAGCCGCCGTCGATGCCCTGCTCGACACCGTGAGACTGTTCGGCATGGGCTATTCCTGGGGCGGCTTCGAGAGCCTCGTCATCCCCTTCGACTGCGCGCCCTACCGCACCGCCACCACTTGGGCGCCGGGCGGCCCCAGCCTGCGGCTGCATATCGGGCTGGAGAATGTCGAGGATCTGAAAGCCGATCTGGAGCGTGGCTTCGCCGCCTTCAACGCCGCGTAG
- a CDS encoding amino acid ABC transporter substrate-binding protein: protein MKRVSLVFTLALAAGFSSQAATAQTLKTVKDRGQLSCGVSQGLPGFSSPDDKGNWTGLDVDVCRAIAAAVLNDPTKIKFVPLSAKDRFTALQSGEIDVLSRNTTWTVSRDTSLGANFTGVTYYDGQGFMVKKALKVNSALELNSASVCVQTGTTTEQNLADYFKGNNMKYEVIAFGTADETVKAYESGRCDVFTTDVSQLYAQRLKLANPADHVVLPEVISKEPLGPMVRHGDDQWFDIVKWTLFAMLTAEEMGVTQKNVDEMAKSDKPEFKRVFGTDGNLGEQLGLTKDWVTRIVKATGNYGESFDRNVGAGSKLGIARGLNQLWNKGGIQYAPPIR from the coding sequence ATGAAACGCGTATCACTGGTTTTTACACTCGCACTCGCCGCCGGTTTTTCGAGCCAGGCGGCCACCGCGCAGACGCTCAAGACGGTCAAGGACCGGGGCCAGCTATCCTGCGGCGTAAGCCAGGGCCTGCCGGGCTTCTCGTCTCCCGACGACAAGGGCAACTGGACCGGCCTCGACGTCGATGTCTGCCGCGCGATTGCCGCGGCGGTCCTGAACGATCCGACCAAAATCAAGTTCGTGCCGCTGTCCGCCAAGGACCGCTTCACGGCGCTGCAGTCCGGTGAAATCGACGTGTTGTCGCGCAACACCACCTGGACCGTGTCGCGCGATACTTCGCTCGGCGCCAACTTCACCGGCGTCACCTATTATGACGGCCAGGGATTCATGGTCAAAAAAGCGCTGAAGGTGAACTCCGCGCTGGAACTGAACAGCGCCTCGGTGTGCGTGCAGACCGGCACCACCACCGAGCAGAACCTCGCCGACTACTTCAAGGGCAACAACATGAAGTATGAGGTGATCGCGTTCGGCACCGCCGACGAGACCGTCAAGGCCTATGAATCCGGCCGCTGCGACGTCTTCACCACCGACGTGTCGCAGCTTTATGCCCAGCGTTTGAAGCTTGCCAATCCGGCCGACCACGTCGTGCTTCCGGAGGTGATCTCCAAGGAGCCGCTCGGCCCGATGGTCCGCCATGGCGACGACCAGTGGTTCGATATCGTGAAGTGGACCCTGTTCGCGATGCTGACCGCCGAAGAAATGGGCGTCACCCAGAAGAACGTCGATGAAATGGCGAAATCGGACAAGCCGGAATTCAAACGGGTTTTCGGCACCGACGGCAATCTCGGCGAACAGCTTGGCCTCACCAAGGATTGGGTGACGCGGATCGTAAAGGCGACGGGTAATTACGGCGAATCGTTCGATCGTAACGTCGGCGCCGGCTCCAAGCTCGGGATCGCCCGCGGACTCAACCAGCTCTGGAACAAGGGCGGAATCCAGTACGCGCCGCCGATCCGCTGA
- a CDS encoding amino acid ABC transporter permease, which yields MSIEARAPPSQFLFRLQRALGGRAGWNGFVVQLLFVAALLWIGFEIVANARANLQAQRITSGLGFLENTAGFDVSQSLIPYSGSDSYIRVFFVGLLNTLIVSVIGIFFATIIGFIIALGRLSPNWLLSRISGGYVELVRNLPLLFQILFWYRAVLATLPNPRQSYSILDSAFLSNRGLVIPKPIADPGLEPFAIAVLIAVVAALGLRWYARKQLFDSGKLIRIWPYVLGLLIGLPMLASLLFGRPVTFEFPALKGFNFAGGSRVIPEFVALTLALSTYTAAFIAEIVRAGILSVHKGQMEAGASLGLSRGSTLRLIVVPQALRVILPPLTNQYLNLTKNSSLAVAIGYPDLVSVFAGTALSQTGQAIEIISITMGVYLLISLVTSAIMSFYGWRLGRSAGP from the coding sequence ATGTCCATCGAAGCCCGAGCGCCTCCGTCGCAGTTTCTTTTCAGGCTGCAACGCGCGCTCGGCGGTCGGGCAGGGTGGAACGGATTTGTCGTTCAGCTCCTGTTCGTCGCTGCGCTGCTGTGGATCGGCTTTGAAATCGTCGCCAATGCGCGGGCCAATCTGCAGGCGCAGCGGATCACATCCGGCCTCGGCTTTCTGGAGAATACGGCGGGCTTCGACGTCAGCCAGAGCCTGATTCCCTATTCCGGTTCCGACTCCTATATCCGCGTGTTCTTTGTCGGCCTGCTGAACACTCTGATCGTCTCGGTCATCGGCATCTTCTTCGCCACCATCATCGGGTTCATCATCGCGCTGGGCCGGCTGTCGCCGAACTGGCTGTTGTCGCGGATTTCAGGTGGTTACGTCGAGTTGGTGCGCAACCTGCCGCTCTTGTTCCAGATCCTGTTCTGGTACCGGGCCGTGCTGGCGACGCTGCCCAACCCGCGACAGAGCTACTCGATACTCGACAGCGCTTTTCTCAGTAACCGCGGGCTCGTAATCCCGAAGCCGATAGCCGATCCGGGGCTGGAGCCGTTTGCGATTGCCGTCCTGATTGCGGTCGTGGCGGCGCTGGGCCTGCGGTGGTACGCACGCAAGCAACTGTTCGATAGCGGCAAACTGATCAGGATCTGGCCTTATGTGCTGGGATTGCTGATCGGTCTGCCGATGCTGGCGTCGCTGTTGTTCGGCAGGCCGGTCACCTTCGAATTCCCCGCGCTGAAGGGCTTCAATTTCGCCGGCGGCTCGCGCGTCATTCCGGAATTCGTCGCGCTGACGCTGGCGCTCTCGACCTACACGGCGGCCTTCATCGCCGAAATCGTCCGCGCCGGCATCCTGTCGGTTCACAAGGGGCAGATGGAGGCCGGTGCTTCGCTTGGTCTGTCACGCGGGTCGACCTTGCGGCTGATCGTGGTGCCGCAGGCGTTGCGCGTTATCCTGCCGCCGCTCACCAACCAGTATCTCAATCTCACCAAGAACTCGTCGCTGGCGGTGGCGATCGGCTATCCCGACCTGGTTTCGGTGTTCGCCGGCACGGCGCTGAGCCAGACCGGGCAGGCGATCGAAATCATCTCGATCACGATGGGCGTCTATCTCCTGATCTCGCTGGTCACCAGCGCGATCATGAGCTTCTACGGCTGGCGGCTCGGCCGGAGTGCCGGCCCATGA
- a CDS encoding amino acid ABC transporter permease, whose protein sequence is MSDISVSPFVRQELVPERPAPVKTTGFVGFLRTRLFNSPTNVLLTIAGVLLLWFTIVPAVKFLLIDAVWTGKDRNACLAENAGHTVGACWPYIQAKFSQFIYGFYPEAERWRVNLTFFLAALLLLPLLIPRLPAKGLNAGLFFVAFPIVAFFLLHGGGLKGLGVSWTAGLLAGFGDNIGEGGRKLVGMGEATAVIGPLLWLLGKLLMLLGTVVSWLIWPLTWLRDQTQIFPRPLWADFVATAAIVSILLFLLNGGVRTGWRALINSLAVFAGIGIVIALLGLDRGGLPVVDTRLWGGLLVTLVVSVTGIVTSMPVGIALALGRRSTIPLIRVFSIAFIEFWRGVPLITVLFFATYMLPLFLPGNFTVDGLVRALIGIALFAGAYQAEVIRGGLQAIPRGQGEAASALGLSWAKTTGLIVMPQALRHVIPGLVNSFIALFKDTSLVSIVALFDLLGSLQASFSDPVWSTPTTLFTGFAFTGMIYFVFCFGMSRYSLFVENRVNAHRRN, encoded by the coding sequence ATGAGCGATATCTCCGTTTCGCCGTTCGTTCGCCAGGAACTCGTCCCCGAGCGCCCTGCGCCGGTCAAGACCACCGGTTTTGTCGGTTTCCTGCGCACGCGCCTGTTCAATTCACCGACCAATGTTCTCCTGACCATTGCGGGCGTGCTGCTGCTCTGGTTCACCATCGTTCCGGCGGTGAAGTTTCTCCTGATCGATGCGGTCTGGACCGGCAAGGACCGCAACGCCTGCCTTGCGGAAAATGCCGGACATACGGTCGGCGCCTGCTGGCCCTACATCCAGGCCAAATTCAGCCAGTTCATCTACGGCTTCTATCCGGAAGCAGAACGTTGGCGGGTGAACCTGACGTTTTTCCTGGCGGCGCTGTTGCTGTTGCCGCTGCTGATTCCGCGGCTGCCGGCCAAAGGCCTCAACGCCGGGCTGTTCTTCGTCGCTTTCCCGATTGTTGCCTTTTTCCTGCTGCATGGCGGCGGCCTGAAGGGACTGGGCGTCAGCTGGACGGCAGGATTGCTGGCGGGATTTGGCGACAACATCGGCGAGGGCGGCCGCAAGCTGGTCGGCATGGGCGAGGCGACCGCGGTAATCGGCCCGCTGCTGTGGCTGCTCGGAAAGCTGCTGATGCTGCTCGGCACGGTCGTCTCGTGGCTGATCTGGCCGTTGACCTGGCTTCGCGACCAGACTCAGATATTCCCGCGGCCGCTATGGGCCGATTTCGTGGCCACCGCCGCGATCGTCTCGATTCTGTTGTTCCTGCTCAATGGCGGTGTCCGCACCGGATGGCGGGCCCTCATCAACAGCCTTGCGGTCTTTGCCGGCATCGGCATCGTCATCGCGCTCCTGGGCCTCGACCGCGGCGGCCTGCCGGTGGTCGATACGCGGCTGTGGGGTGGGCTTCTGGTGACGCTGGTGGTGTCGGTCACCGGCATCGTCACCTCGATGCCGGTCGGCATCGCGCTGGCGCTGGGGCGGCGCTCGACGATTCCGCTGATCCGGGTCTTTTCGATCGCGTTCATCGAGTTCTGGCGCGGCGTGCCGCTGATCACGGTGTTGTTTTTCGCCACCTACATGCTGCCCTTGTTCCTGCCGGGCAATTTCACGGTCGACGGTCTGGTCCGCGCGCTGATCGGCATCGCGCTGTTTGCTGGCGCCTACCAGGCCGAAGTCATTCGCGGTGGATTGCAGGCGATCCCGCGCGGGCAGGGCGAGGCTGCGAGCGCGCTCGGCCTGTCCTGGGCCAAGACCACCGGCCTGATCGTGATGCCGCAGGCGCTGCGTCACGTCATCCCCGGTCTGGTCAACAGTTTCATCGCCCTGTTCAAGGACACCTCGCTGGTCTCGATCGTGGCGCTGTTCGATCTGCTTGGCAGTCTGCAGGCTTCCTTCAGCGATCCGGTATGGTCGACGCCGACAACCCTGTTTACCGGGTTTGCCTTCACCGGAATGATCTACTTCGTCTTCTGTTTTGGCATGTCGCGCTATTCGCTGTTCGTCGAGAACAGGGTGAACGCGCATCGGCGCAATTGA
- a CDS encoding amino acid ABC transporter ATP-binding protein — MTANSIVSINGLNKWYGDFHVLRDINLEVAKGERIVICGPSGSGKSTLIRCINALEEFQEGAIVVDGIELGPNLKRVDEVRRDVGMVFQSFNLFPHLTVLENCTLAPIWVRNIPKMDAEAAAMKYLERVKIPHQANKYPGQMSGGQQQRVAIARALTMSPKVMLFDEPTSALDPEMVKEVLDTMVDLANEGMTMLVVTHEMGFAREVANRIVFMDAGQIIESNTPARFFANPQHARTKLFLSQILR, encoded by the coding sequence ATGACCGCGAATTCGATCGTCAGCATCAACGGCCTCAACAAGTGGTACGGCGACTTTCACGTGCTGCGCGACATCAATCTCGAGGTCGCCAAGGGCGAGCGCATCGTGATCTGCGGCCCCTCGGGCTCGGGCAAATCGACGCTGATCCGCTGCATCAATGCGCTGGAGGAATTTCAGGAAGGCGCGATCGTGGTCGACGGCATCGAACTGGGTCCGAACCTGAAGCGGGTCGACGAGGTCCGCCGCGACGTTGGCATGGTGTTCCAGAGTTTCAATCTGTTTCCGCATCTGACCGTGCTGGAGAACTGCACGCTGGCGCCGATCTGGGTGCGCAACATCCCGAAGATGGATGCCGAAGCCGCCGCGATGAAATATCTGGAGCGGGTGAAGATTCCACACCAGGCCAACAAATATCCGGGCCAGATGTCCGGCGGTCAGCAGCAGCGCGTCGCCATCGCCCGCGCCTTGACCATGAGCCCCAAGGTCATGCTGTTCGACGAGCCGACCTCGGCGCTCGACCCCGAAATGGTCAAGGAGGTGCTCGACACCATGGTCGACCTCGCCAATGAGGGCATGACCATGCTGGTCGTCACCCACGAGATGGGATTTGCCCGCGAAGTCGCCAACCGCATCGTGTTCATGGACGCCGGGCAGATCATCGAGTCCAACACGCCGGCGAGATTCTTCGCCAACCCGCAGCACGCGCGGACGAAGCTGTTCCTCAGCCAGATTTTGCGGTGA
- a CDS encoding DUF805 domain-containing protein encodes MLGYLFGFNARLSRMHYCLGIIGLAVVSTAVSFAIAGYAIRSNPRGMFPSVGQMSWPTIAVGIAFVWASFTLQSMRIRDIGWDPVCMIPTWIAILIVDKLVAVKVPAWSLGQDQHGTVVGALFNVALMLALLCWPSSEQEGVPFPELRGKPDRPPQGTDAASVKAERIARAAGTEFGKRGF; translated from the coding sequence ATGTTGGGTTACCTGTTCGGTTTCAATGCCCGGCTCAGCCGGATGCATTATTGCCTCGGCATCATCGGCCTGGCGGTCGTGTCGACCGCTGTCAGTTTCGCCATTGCCGGTTATGCCATTCGATCCAACCCCAGGGGCATGTTTCCATCCGTCGGCCAGATGAGCTGGCCGACCATCGCGGTCGGCATCGCGTTCGTATGGGCGAGCTTCACGCTGCAATCGATGCGGATCAGGGACATCGGCTGGGATCCTGTCTGCATGATCCCGACATGGATCGCGATCCTGATCGTCGACAAGCTGGTCGCGGTCAAGGTTCCCGCGTGGTCGCTGGGCCAGGACCAGCACGGGACCGTCGTCGGCGCGCTGTTCAACGTTGCGCTGATGCTGGCCCTGCTGTGCTGGCCGAGCAGCGAGCAGGAAGGCGTGCCGTTTCCCGAGTTGCGCGGAAAGCCGGATCGGCCGCCGCAAGGGACGGACGCCGCGTCCGTGAAGGCGGAACGCATCGCGCGGGCGGCCGGAACCGAGTTCGGCAAGCGGGGATTTTGA
- a CDS encoding cysteine synthase A, protein MTINNDVVQAIGNTPLIKLRHASEATGCTILGKAEFMNPGQSVKDRAGKWMILEAEKRGDLKPGGLVVEATAGNTGIGLAVVASARGYRTLIVIPDTQSQEKKDMLRLCGAELVEVPALPFSNPNCYQHVGKRLAAQLRNTEPNGVLFGDQWNNLDNAKAHYESTGPEIWQQTGGKLDGFICSVGTGGTLAGTSRYLKEKNKDITIACADPHGAAMYELFKNGTAKSTPGGSISEGIGLGRVTPVIETAKVDTAFLIPDEEWVPVIYDLLEHEGLCLGGSTGVNVAGAIRLARQLGPGKTIVTILCDSGNRYQSKLFNPEFMRSKNLPVPAWLEKHSKIDVPFEKV, encoded by the coding sequence ATGACAATCAACAACGACGTCGTTCAGGCGATCGGCAACACGCCGCTCATCAAGCTCAGGCACGCCTCCGAGGCGACCGGCTGCACCATTCTCGGCAAGGCCGAATTCATGAACCCCGGCCAGTCGGTGAAGGACCGCGCCGGCAAATGGATGATCCTGGAAGCCGAGAAGCGCGGCGACCTCAAGCCCGGCGGGCTGGTGGTGGAAGCGACCGCAGGCAATACCGGCATCGGGCTCGCGGTAGTGGCGAGCGCGCGCGGTTACCGGACGCTGATCGTGATTCCGGATACGCAGAGCCAGGAAAAGAAGGACATGCTGCGGCTTTGCGGCGCCGAACTGGTTGAGGTGCCGGCGCTGCCCTTTTCCAATCCGAACTGTTACCAGCATGTGGGCAAGCGGCTGGCCGCACAGCTTCGCAACACCGAACCGAACGGCGTGTTGTTCGGCGATCAATGGAACAACCTCGACAACGCCAAGGCGCATTACGAATCGACCGGCCCGGAAATCTGGCAGCAGACCGGCGGCAAGCTCGACGGCTTCATCTGCTCGGTCGGCACCGGCGGCACGCTTGCCGGCACCAGCCGGTATTTGAAGGAAAAGAACAAGGACATCACCATCGCCTGCGCCGACCCGCACGGTGCGGCAATGTATGAATTGTTCAAGAACGGCACCGCCAAATCGACGCCAGGCGGATCGATCTCCGAAGGCATCGGCCTTGGGCGCGTCACGCCCGTGATTGAAACCGCCAAAGTGGACACCGCCTTCCTCATTCCCGATGAAGAATGGGTTCCGGTGATCTACGACCTGCTCGAGCATGAGGGGCTGTGCCTCGGCGGCTCCACCGGCGTCAACGTTGCCGGCGCCATCCGCCTCGCCAGGCAGCTCGGACCCGGCAAGACCATCGTGACCATCCTCTGCGATTCCGGAAACCGCTATCAGTCGAAGCTGTTCAATCCAGAGTTCATGCGCTCGAAGAACCTTCCGGTGCCGGCATGGCTGGAGAAGCACAGCAAGATCGACGTACCGTTCGAGAAGGTATGA